In Streptomyces longhuiensis, the following proteins share a genomic window:
- a CDS encoding RNase A-like domain-containing protein: MTAHPTRSATYPDRETAQWATQQVVTANEQLIHRWLAQSTRSRLAIEAAWPSRPDPVGRVLLQAMMLAGRDPVDVRAARVILKRDDASPHGFVVHATFPVYL; the protein is encoded by the coding sequence ATGACCGCACACCCGACCCGCTCCGCCACCTACCCCGACCGCGAGACCGCGCAGTGGGCCACCCAGCAGGTGGTCACCGCCAACGAGCAGCTCATCCACCGCTGGCTCGCGCAGTCGACCCGCTCCCGCCTCGCCATCGAGGCCGCGTGGCCGTCCCGCCCGGACCCGGTCGGCCGGGTCCTGCTCCAGGCGATGATGCTGGCGGGCCGCGACCCCGTCGACGTACGGGCCGCGCGCGTCATCCTCAAGCGGGACGACGCGAGCCCGCACGGCTTCGTCGTGCACGCCACGTTCCCGGTCTACCTGTAG
- a CDS encoding MFS transporter, translated as MKNSSPRPHPRKPGSPWTVAAGAALAIVTAGAFSTLAGLLVGPLHEDLGWSRASVGLGSLVNMVVYGASAPFAAALMDRFGMRRVAVGALCLVGAGAGLATTMTAPWQFVLYWGVLVGLGTGATATTFAATVTERWFVARRGLVTGLLTAASVVGQFVFLPVLSWVIDAYSWRAAAAALALAAAGALPVVGAAVRDPRNGPSLGEDAARRALRTLARAARTGPFWLLAGTFAVCGASTNGVMWTHFAPAAHDHGMPVTVAASLLSLIGIFNVAGTVASGWLTDRADPRHLLAVYYALRGLTLLALPLLLTSAVDAPLVAFTVVFGLLDVATVPPTIALCRAHHGADAPVVFGWVSAAHQVGAGAVAFAGGMARDAFGSYDPVWVGAGALCAGAALLALTVRRPQGLRVTPPAPATPRRSRALPASPPPCR; from the coding sequence ATGAAGAACTCCAGCCCCCGGCCGCACCCCCGGAAACCCGGCTCGCCCTGGACGGTCGCCGCCGGTGCCGCGCTCGCCATCGTCACGGCCGGGGCGTTCAGCACGCTCGCCGGTCTGCTCGTCGGGCCGCTCCACGAGGATCTCGGCTGGTCACGGGCGTCCGTCGGGCTCGGCTCGCTCGTGAACATGGTCGTGTACGGGGCGAGTGCCCCCTTCGCCGCGGCGCTCATGGACCGGTTCGGGATGCGGCGCGTCGCCGTCGGCGCCCTGTGTCTCGTCGGGGCCGGGGCCGGGCTCGCCACGACGATGACCGCGCCCTGGCAGTTCGTCCTGTACTGGGGCGTGCTGGTGGGCCTGGGGACGGGGGCCACGGCCACGACGTTCGCCGCGACCGTCACCGAACGGTGGTTCGTCGCGCGGCGCGGGCTCGTCACCGGGCTGCTCACGGCGGCGAGCGTGGTGGGGCAGTTCGTCTTCCTGCCCGTGCTGTCGTGGGTGATCGACGCGTACTCGTGGCGGGCGGCCGCCGCGGCTCTCGCGCTCGCCGCGGCCGGCGCGCTGCCCGTGGTGGGGGCCGCGGTGCGCGATCCGCGGAACGGGCCGTCCCTGGGGGAGGACGCCGCGCGGCGCGCCCTGCGCACGCTCGCCCGCGCCGCCCGCACCGGCCCGTTCTGGCTGCTCGCCGGGACCTTCGCCGTCTGCGGCGCCTCGACGAACGGGGTGATGTGGACGCACTTCGCGCCCGCCGCCCACGACCACGGGATGCCGGTGACCGTCGCCGCGTCGCTGCTGTCCCTCATCGGGATCTTCAATGTCGCGGGGACGGTGGCGTCCGGATGGCTGACGGACCGCGCCGATCCGCGCCACCTGCTCGCCGTGTACTACGCCCTGCGCGGCCTCACCCTCCTCGCGCTGCCGCTGCTCCTGACGTCGGCCGTGGACGCGCCGCTCGTCGCGTTCACCGTCGTCTTCGGGCTGCTCGACGTGGCGACCGTGCCGCCGACGATCGCGCTGTGCCGCGCCCACCACGGGGCGGACGCGCCGGTCGTGTTCGGCTGGGTGAGCGCCGCGCACCAGGTGGGGGCCGGGGCCGTGGCGTTCGCGGGCGGGATGGCGCGGGACGCCTTCGGCTCGTACGACCCGGTGTGGGTGGGCGCGGGCGCGCTGTGCGCGGGGGCGGCGCTCCTCGCGCTGACCGTGCGCAGGCCGCAGGGGCTGCGCGTCACGCCCCCAGCGCCCGCGACACCGCGTAGATCGCGAGCCCTGCCAGCGAGCCCACCACCGTGCCGTTGA
- a CDS encoding GlxA family transcriptional regulator — translation MTPVRPAAPAPGGRRTVAVLVRDGVLPMELGLVHQLFGTARSAAGEPLYDVRTCAPRPGRIRTDADFPIYAEHGLATVAAADTVLVPASHETDEGLRPGGLPEELAEALRGPEGASAPRRIASICTGSFVLAAAGLLDGRRATTHWMSADLFARTFPSVTVDPGVLYVDEGRILTSAGEAAGIDLCLHLIRRDHGAAVAAEVARRTVVPPHREGGQAQYIQRPVESEGLTSTSASRAWALTRLAEPLTLAELAAHDAMSVRTYSRRFREETGLTPIQWLTQRRVDRARELLEQTDHTVDRIATEAGFGTGASLRAHFQAGLGVPPGAYRSTFRGNVGQG, via the coding sequence ATGACTCCCGTGAGGCCCGCGGCACCGGCGCCCGGCGGTCGCCGGACCGTCGCCGTCCTCGTCCGCGACGGCGTCCTGCCCATGGAACTCGGCCTGGTCCACCAGCTGTTCGGCACGGCGAGGTCCGCGGCGGGCGAGCCCCTCTACGACGTCCGCACCTGCGCCCCTCGCCCCGGCAGGATCCGAACGGACGCGGACTTCCCGATCTACGCGGAGCACGGCCTGGCGACGGTGGCGGCGGCGGACACGGTCCTCGTGCCGGCGTCGCACGAGACGGACGAGGGCCTGCGGCCCGGCGGCCTGCCCGAGGAGCTGGCGGAGGCCCTGCGCGGGCCGGAGGGCGCATCCGCCCCCCGCCGCATCGCCTCCATCTGCACGGGCTCGTTCGTGCTCGCGGCGGCGGGGCTCCTGGACGGCCGGCGCGCGACGACGCACTGGATGTCGGCCGACCTCTTCGCGCGCACGTTCCCGTCCGTGACGGTGGACCCCGGCGTCCTGTACGTCGACGAGGGCCGGATCCTCACGTCCGCGGGCGAGGCGGCGGGCATCGACCTGTGCCTCCACCTGATCCGCCGCGACCACGGCGCGGCTGTCGCGGCGGAGGTGGCGCGCCGCACGGTGGTGCCCCCGCACCGGGAGGGCGGCCAGGCGCAGTACATCCAACGCCCCGTGGAATCAGAGGGGTTGACGTCCACGTCCGCGTCACGCGCATGGGCCCTCACCCGCCTCGCCGAGCCCCTCACCCTCGCCGAACTGGCCGCGCACGACGCCATGTCCGTGCGCACGTACAGCCGCCGCTTCCGGGAGGAGACCGGCCTCACACCCATCCAGTGGCTGACCCAGCGCCGCGTGGACCGCGCGCGCGAACTCCTGGAGCAGACCGACCACACGGTCGACCGCATCGCGACGGAGGCGGGCTTCGGCACGGGCGCGTCGCTCAGAGCGCACTTCCAGGCGGGCCTCGGGGTGCCGCCGGGGGCGTACAGGTCGACGTTCAGGGGGAACGTTGGGCAAGGATGA
- a CDS encoding nuclear transport factor 2 family protein: MSETTSTTKTEIDAITAEFFGAFDNRGGSEADVDRIRRLTIPGALIVSTGSATTAYTVDEFIEPRRKLLSDGRLVEFSEWETSERTQIAGDIAARFGEYRKSGVMNGEPFEGGGTKSIQFVRTPEGWRIASFTWYDQP; encoded by the coding sequence ATGTCCGAGACGACAAGCACCACCAAGACCGAAATAGACGCGATCACGGCCGAGTTCTTCGGGGCGTTCGACAACAGGGGCGGCAGTGAGGCGGACGTCGACCGGATCCGCCGGCTCACCATCCCGGGCGCGTTGATCGTGAGCACCGGCTCGGCGACCACGGCCTACACGGTGGACGAGTTCATCGAGCCGCGCCGGAAGCTGCTGTCGGACGGCCGGCTGGTCGAGTTCTCCGAGTGGGAGACGAGTGAGCGGACCCAGATCGCGGGCGACATCGCGGCGCGCTTCGGCGAGTACCGCAAGTCGGGCGTCATGAACGGCGAACCGTTCGAGGGCGGCGGCACGAAGTCCATCCAGTTCGTCCGCACGCCGGAGGGCTGGCGCATCGCCTCGTTCACTTGGTACGACCAGCCCTGA
- a CDS encoding RNase A-like domain-containing protein: MGTPTPSSGTIDVKPSTLHQVAGGFAGEQTPFDKAAKNLIKELKEYPDAGGYGTAPQAFAASYLKAGNRYLEVWAKAVVSIGGAAVGFATTANNYSKAEAANDASGKTKPQTQPPPVVIDKAPDYGSVPDLKWGDDDGGDDFIRSLLECIPDVVWHVIRPLLEHAFRWGKVAEVYPYPQQHYLNSLSQSWADMTKALSWAEGNLTGQMYSITQQSNSEWHDAMRQFCSSLWGSTAWGTTTANYEWKHDSAANQKPSHPVMTVLFDTAMKISDLLREFAEAAVYVNGEVWDIYFDAVKKAVGDIDLSDGVDLKDLKEGAKGVGRFLKGLAKGGAELSVEITLNIDTAALNRVVEEYNRRVNALWPRLDALMEALDEAHRAAPTYAAEEARAEAFGARSLNDYKKEHHFTVPGQDPDNMFYPLDLANQEGLYGSHPIDKHVGLTDDQLRMRLRDQAGAPAASTFKDLASAQKFTTAAIEDINNADRIDKWIESVEKKIQNNPNYDPNKSEIQPPIYKEFAGQSTGRSVSRDDYDADGMSAKADDKSWVQVRLIYKEGLHPPFIVLTAMPHKGP, translated from the coding sequence ATGGGGACGCCGACGCCGAGCAGCGGCACCATCGACGTCAAGCCCTCCACCCTGCACCAGGTCGCGGGCGGGTTCGCGGGCGAGCAGACGCCGTTCGACAAGGCCGCCAAGAACCTGATCAAGGAGTTGAAGGAGTACCCCGACGCGGGCGGCTACGGCACGGCCCCGCAGGCCTTCGCCGCCTCCTACCTCAAGGCCGGCAACCGCTACCTCGAGGTGTGGGCCAAGGCCGTCGTCAGTATCGGAGGCGCCGCGGTCGGCTTCGCCACCACCGCGAACAACTACTCCAAGGCGGAGGCCGCCAACGACGCCTCGGGCAAGACCAAGCCCCAGACGCAGCCTCCGCCCGTCGTCATCGACAAGGCCCCGGACTACGGATCGGTCCCCGACCTGAAGTGGGGCGACGACGACGGCGGCGACGACTTCATCCGCTCGCTCCTGGAGTGCATCCCGGACGTCGTCTGGCACGTCATCCGCCCGCTGCTCGAACACGCCTTCCGCTGGGGCAAGGTCGCCGAGGTCTACCCGTATCCACAGCAGCACTACCTCAACTCGCTGTCGCAGTCCTGGGCGGACATGACGAAGGCGCTGTCCTGGGCCGAGGGCAATCTGACGGGCCAGATGTACAGCATCACCCAGCAGAGCAACAGCGAATGGCACGACGCCATGCGCCAGTTCTGCAGCTCGCTGTGGGGCAGTACGGCCTGGGGCACGACGACGGCGAACTACGAGTGGAAGCACGACTCGGCCGCCAACCAGAAGCCGAGCCACCCGGTCATGACCGTCCTGTTCGACACCGCGATGAAGATCAGCGACCTGCTGCGCGAGTTCGCCGAGGCGGCGGTGTACGTGAACGGCGAGGTCTGGGACATCTACTTCGACGCGGTCAAGAAGGCCGTCGGCGACATCGACCTCAGTGACGGCGTCGACCTCAAGGACCTCAAGGAGGGCGCGAAGGGCGTGGGCCGCTTCCTCAAGGGCCTCGCCAAGGGCGGCGCGGAGTTGAGCGTCGAGATCACGCTCAACATCGACACAGCCGCGCTCAACCGCGTCGTGGAGGAGTACAACCGCCGCGTGAACGCGCTCTGGCCCCGACTCGACGCGCTCATGGAGGCGTTGGACGAGGCGCACCGAGCCGCGCCGACATACGCGGCGGAGGAGGCGCGCGCGGAGGCCTTCGGCGCGCGCTCGCTGAACGACTACAAAAAAGAGCACCACTTCACCGTTCCGGGGCAGGACCCGGACAACATGTTCTATCCGCTGGACCTGGCGAATCAGGAAGGCCTCTACGGAAGCCATCCCATCGACAAGCATGTCGGCCTCACCGACGACCAGCTGAGAATGCGGCTCCGTGATCAGGCCGGTGCACCCGCCGCTTCGACGTTCAAGGACCTCGCGTCCGCCCAGAAATTCACCACCGCGGCGATCGAGGACATCAACAACGCCGACCGCATCGACAAGTGGATCGAGAGCGTCGAGAAGAAGATCCAGAACAACCCGAACTACGACCCGAACAAATCGGAGATCCAGCCTCCGATCTACAAGGAATTCGCGGGTCAGTCCACGGGTCGCAGCGTCTCGCGTGACGACTATGATGCTGACGGCATGAGTGCCAAAGCCGACGACAAGAGCTGGGTGCAGGTCCGCCTGATCTACAAGGAAGGCCTTCACCCGCCCTTCATCGTGCTCACTGCCATGCCGCACAAGGGACCCTAG
- a CDS encoding helix-turn-helix domain-containing protein, whose translation MSSTYGDWFRAQREAAGLTQQELADRAIMTRSHIAHIEAGRRLPSKEDARRLDKALGTGNVLSSFLPAEDAAVAEYFETALQLEQQATIIREFALSFIPGILQTERYARAVLGTSFPPVGQEERDRRLVTRLERAKILADPVAPVVWALLDEAVLRRQIGGPHVMAEQIGHLTSLVEVGRIQLHVLPFTLGIHPLLNNMLTLMWFEDQPPMAYGEGLYMGKIHDSPSVVQELQHRYDFALGNALPLKESLALLRATARDYERHD comes from the coding sequence ATGAGTAGCACCTATGGGGATTGGTTCAGGGCTCAGCGTGAGGCGGCAGGCTTGACGCAACAGGAGCTGGCTGACCGGGCGATCATGACGCGTTCGCACATCGCACACATCGAGGCAGGGCGTCGTCTTCCGTCAAAGGAGGACGCGCGGCGGCTGGACAAGGCGTTGGGCACGGGGAATGTGCTCAGCAGTTTCCTGCCGGCGGAAGACGCGGCGGTCGCAGAGTACTTCGAGACAGCCCTCCAGCTCGAACAGCAGGCCACCATCATCCGCGAGTTCGCGCTGTCCTTCATCCCAGGCATCCTCCAAACGGAAAGGTACGCACGAGCGGTTCTGGGTACGTCGTTCCCTCCTGTGGGGCAAGAGGAGCGTGACAGGCGCCTTGTCACACGCCTTGAGCGAGCAAAGATCCTTGCGGATCCAGTGGCGCCCGTAGTGTGGGCATTACTGGATGAAGCCGTACTGCGCCGCCAAATCGGCGGCCCGCACGTCATGGCGGAGCAGATCGGTCATCTCACGAGCCTCGTCGAAGTCGGCCGGATCCAACTCCACGTACTGCCCTTCACGTTGGGCATCCATCCCCTGCTGAACAACATGCTCACCCTGATGTGGTTCGAGGATCAGCCACCCATGGCGTACGGCGAGGGGCTGTACATGGGGAAGATCCACGACAGCCCATCCGTGGTTCAGGAGCTGCAACATCGCTACGATTTCGCCCTGGGCAACGCGCTGCCACTCAAGGAATCATTGGCTCTACTCAGGGCAACAGCAAGGGACTACGAACGCCATGACTGA
- a CDS encoding VOC family protein, producing MTIRRIVPDLTTRSPESMAENRDFYGLLGFEEVMNQGWVMTLASPSNPTAQVSFLTHEATAPVVPDLSVEVEDVDAVYAQVRASGAEIVHDLRDEEWGVRRFFVRDPEGRVVNVLGHRGA from the coding sequence ATGACCATCCGCAGGATCGTCCCGGACCTCACGACGAGGTCGCCGGAGTCGATGGCCGAGAACCGCGACTTCTACGGCCTGCTCGGCTTCGAGGAGGTCATGAACCAAGGGTGGGTGATGACCCTCGCGTCCCCCTCCAACCCGACGGCCCAGGTCAGCTTCCTCACCCACGAGGCGACCGCGCCCGTGGTCCCCGACCTCAGCGTGGAGGTCGAGGACGTCGACGCGGTCTACGCGCAGGTGCGCGCATCAGGCGCCGAGATCGTCCACGACCTCCGCGACGAGGAGTGGGGCGTACGCCGCTTCTTCGTACGGGACCCGGAGGGGCGAGTGGTGAACGTGCTGGGGCACCGGGGCGCGTAG
- a CDS encoding contact-dependent growth inhibition system immunity protein produces MPMKPLEHDRRYGELDQVMRAYDGQSADDTEDKPSTALTAYLRHTWHTRPWALATAETQLREYSRNPPGRVRLRLGEFYPVPDVGLPEGDIQGWLAILADHIKQSIEEGEVPPPSAPLTHWEWRARFPEAAQFLGGWFSQDMPDEFADHDAATTDYITTTDPHLKARLAGELHELLALPLDESDYALALTELGMEVDPPSPYSPSGWLARVAEQVGGGGFVADYGEGRGQGGE; encoded by the coding sequence GTGCCCATGAAACCCCTCGAACACGACCGACGTTACGGCGAGTTGGACCAGGTGATGCGCGCCTACGACGGCCAGTCCGCCGACGACACCGAGGACAAGCCGAGCACCGCCCTCACCGCCTACCTGCGCCACACCTGGCACACCCGCCCCTGGGCGCTGGCCACCGCCGAGACGCAGCTGCGCGAGTACTCCCGCAACCCTCCGGGCCGAGTGCGCCTGCGCCTGGGCGAGTTCTACCCGGTCCCGGACGTCGGGCTGCCCGAGGGCGACATCCAGGGCTGGCTGGCCATCCTCGCCGACCACATCAAGCAGAGCATCGAAGAAGGCGAAGTCCCGCCCCCTTCAGCACCCTTGACCCACTGGGAGTGGCGCGCCCGCTTCCCGGAGGCGGCGCAGTTCCTCGGTGGCTGGTTCTCCCAGGACATGCCGGACGAGTTCGCCGACCACGACGCGGCGACCACGGACTACATCACCACCACCGACCCCCACCTCAAGGCCCGCCTGGCGGGAGAGCTCCACGAACTGCTGGCCCTGCCCCTGGACGAGTCGGACTACGCGCTGGCGCTGACGGAACTGGGCATGGAGGTCGACCCCCCGTCGCCGTACTCCCCGAGCGGCTGGCTGGCGCGGGTGGCGGAGCAGGTGGGCGGGGGAGGCTTCGTGGCGGATTACGGGGAGGGGCGGGGGCAGGGCGGCGAGTAG
- a CDS encoding DUF397 domain-containing protein, whose amino-acid sequence MTDRSIPHAASLKGWRKSSHSNDQGGSCLEVLDHHPAGVPVRDSKTPNGPALVFPSTGWSSFITAVKAGSFHF is encoded by the coding sequence ATGACTGACAGAAGCATCCCGCACGCGGCGTCACTGAAGGGCTGGCGGAAGTCGTCCCACAGCAACGACCAGGGCGGCAGCTGCCTGGAAGTCCTGGACCACCACCCCGCAGGCGTCCCCGTCCGCGACTCCAAGACCCCGAACGGGCCCGCACTGGTCTTCCCTTCAACGGGCTGGTCCTCGTTCATCACAGCGGTCAAGGCCGGAAGTTTTCACTTCTGA
- a CDS encoding WXG100 family type VII secretion target, producing MGDPKDLRVPPEKLTKLADDLDGMQDHLDQQVKRMDTIVDSIEAGWSGPASTAYRGFHRAAAEDAVRIREVMKVLEQAVRMSRDGFTQLELDKLDQFRRIQVDVDVAAEADKLSTPNVEAPAPPSRPRSGLDSF from the coding sequence ATGGGCGATCCAAAAGATCTACGGGTTCCGCCCGAGAAGCTGACCAAGCTCGCGGACGACCTGGACGGCATGCAGGACCACCTGGACCAGCAGGTGAAGCGCATGGACACGATCGTCGACAGCATCGAGGCGGGCTGGAGCGGCCCGGCGTCGACGGCGTACCGGGGCTTTCACCGGGCGGCGGCCGAGGACGCCGTACGGATCCGCGAGGTGATGAAGGTCCTGGAGCAGGCGGTCCGCATGAGCCGCGACGGCTTCACCCAGCTCGAACTGGACAAGCTCGACCAGTTCCGCCGCATCCAGGTCGACGTCGACGTGGCGGCCGAGGCGGACAAGCTGTCCACGCCGAACGTCGAGGCGCCCGCGCCGCCGTCACGTCCGCGCAGCGGCCTGGACAGCTTCTGA
- a CDS encoding WXG100 family type VII secretion target encodes MTRSRRRAQRQGGSVPPSDADDHISVTFTTLHHLAVELEDILKQLNGRIDDLYERVEPVVLSWQGEAREMFVDKLDEWDHSAQDLQAAQKWLHEIVTTGHINYAAAHRAVLRGWGAA; translated from the coding sequence ATGACTCGTAGCCGCAGACGCGCACAGCGACAAGGGGGATCCGTGCCGCCCAGCGACGCCGACGACCACATATCGGTCACCTTCACCACCCTCCACCACCTCGCGGTGGAGCTCGAGGACATCCTCAAGCAGCTCAACGGCCGGATCGACGACCTCTACGAGCGCGTAGAGCCCGTCGTCCTGTCCTGGCAGGGCGAGGCCCGGGAGATGTTCGTCGACAAGCTCGACGAGTGGGACCACTCGGCCCAGGACCTCCAGGCGGCCCAGAAGTGGCTGCACGAGATCGTGACGACCGGCCACATCAACTACGCGGCGGCGCACCGGGCGGTCCTGCGCGGCTGGGGCGCGGCCTGA